The Deinobacterium chartae sequence ATGTTCGCGCAGAACGAACCGCAGGCCCATTGGGGGCTGACTTGAAGAATGTATGCTGAAAAGCAATGGACACCATCGCGGGGATTCAGCAGGTTCTGGGGCCGAACTGGCAGTCCTTCTTCCTATTCATAACCCAACTGGGTTCGGATTACGCCTACATCGCCGTTCTCACGCTGTACTACTGGCTGGTCGACCCACGCATGGGCCGCGCACTCGGGGTGTTTTTTGGCCTGAGCGTCACGGTTAACGAGGCACTCAAGCCGCTGCTGGACCTGAAACGTCCCTACGAGGTCAATCCGGGTATCGCCAGCGAAGCGGCCCGCCTGACCGCCGGGCCCCTCAACGAGCACCATCCGGGCTTTCCCAGCGGGCACGCCCAGGTCACCGCGACGCTGTGGCTGACCATGGCCTGGCAGCAGCGCCGACGCTGGCTGTGGATCGTCGCAACCGTGCTGGTGCTGCTGGTCAGTTTCTCGCGCCTGTACCTGGGCGTGCACTACCCGATCGACGTGCTGGCCGGACTGGGCATCGGCGTGTTGCTGGCGTGGCTGGCATGGCGCAGCGGCCTGCTGACCGTGACCGCGGCCCTGGCCTGGGGCGCGGTGGTGGTGGCCCTGGTCGTCGGAAGCCTGCTGCCCGAGTGGGCACGTGGACTGGCCATCGGCTCGGCCTTCTTGGTCTCGCGTCCGACCTTCGATCCGCCGCGCAGCTGGCCCGCGCGCATCGGGGTGGCGGCCGTCGGCCTGATCGCGGTGGTCGCGGTGTTCCTCGGCAGCTCGCTGTTGCTGCCCGAAGAGATCAAACGCAGCGGCTGGGGCAGCTTCCTGCGCTACTTCGTGCTGGTGCTGCTGGCTACCGAAGGCGTACCGCGCCTGATGCGGCTTCCGGCCTCGAGGCGCGCAGGGTACGCCTCGGCCGGGTGAGTTCGGCAGCCGAAGCCGTTCGCGTGCCGCTCGTACCTGTCCGCAAGCGCAGAGCGCCGCGCCGGGAAGCGCGCATGCCGGATGCACCCACCACCCGTACCGAGGGCCAGGCGGCCTATAATAAGTCTCCTACTTCGATTTTTCGAGCCACACTCACGCCAGGGAAGTTCTACCCGTGCCCTACGACCACATCCAAGTCGCGCTGCTGAGTGACGTGCCAGAACGCCTGCGGCCCTGCGAGGCCGCACTGCGCGAACTGCAGGTCACAGCCCTTTACGGCTCCCCCGATGACCCGCCGCCGGGAGCTCTGGCTTTCGTGGACGTTCACGGCGGCAGCGCGGCGCTGGCTGCGTTGCATCGCCGCCGCCCCGAGCTGCCCCTGGTCTCGTTCGGCCCGGCCTCCGAAGCGCTGTACGCCCTGCGGTCCGGAGCGGTGCAGCACCTCAGCCCAGACACGCTCGACCCGGCCTCGCTCGACGAGGCCCTGCGGGTCGCCCTGGGCCTGCCCCGCCTCGAGGAAGGATCCAGGCTGCTGCGGGCCCTGTCCGAGCTGGGCGAAGCGCTGCTGCACCAAGAAGCGGACGACTCGTTCTACCAGCGCCTGCTGGCCCGGGCGGTGGCGCTGGTTCCCGGGGCCCAGGCGGGCAGCCTGCTGGTCCGCGCCGCCGACGGTTGTTTTGACTTCCGGGCCAGCTTGGGGTACGACTTCGAGCGCTTACGGCAGGTGCGCTTCACGCCCGAGCAGGCGCTGCCTCAGGCCCTGCGCGCGCCGCGCCTGCTCAATTACCGTCAGTTCAACGTCTGGCTCGATCCTGAAACGTCCGAGCTGCTCGGACACGGCCGTCCAGAAACCCAAGTCACCCTGGTCACCCCGGTCCAAGCCGGAGGCGAGACGGTCGCCGTGCTCAACCTTGACCGGTTCGGCAGCGCCCAGGCCTTTGGGTCCGGTTCGCTACGGGCCGCGGCAGCCTTCGCGACCCAGGTGGGCCTGCTGCTGCAACGGCGGCGCCTCGAGGACGAGCTCGAGCGCCGCCGCCATCATGACGCGCACCTGAACGCACTGCTGGTCACGCTCGAGACGCTGCACGACCCGCACGAGATCATCACGCGGGCCCTGGAAACCCTGCTCGCCCTTACGCGCTACCCGAGCGTGTCGTACTACCGCCTCGAGACCGCGGCCCTGCACCTCGAGGCGGCCCTGCAGCGAGAGGGCGGCGCAGCGCCCCAGGAGTTCGCGTCCCGGATCGCGGGGAACTTGCGCGAACTGCTCGCAGCGGGCCAGCCGATCATCGTTCCCGACGCCGTGGCCCTGACCGAGCAGGACCTGCGACCCGAACTGCGACCGCTGGTCATGCGCAGCATGGCCGCCGTGCCGGTGCGTTCGGGCAGTGCCCCGCACGGCCTGCTGGTCGCCTCGAGTCCGCACGAGGCCCTGGCGCCGGACACGCTCGAGCTGAAACTGCTCGAGTACCTGGCCGGACGGCTAGGCAACGCGCTCGAGCGGGTACGGGTGCAGCAGAACCTCGAACGGCGGGTGCGGCGCCTGAGCATGATCAGCGAGGTCGGAGAACTGATGCGTCCGCTGTTCGATGTGCAGAGCATCTATCAGGCCATCACCGACTGCGCGCGGCAGGCCGCGCAGGCGTCCAACGCCTCGGTACTGCTCTACCAGCCGCAAGACGACACGCTGCAGGTCATGTACTGCGCTGGCCGCGACGCGGCACACCTGCAGGGCGTGCGCCTGCGCCGGAACGAAGGCCTCTCGTGGCTGGCCCTGGAGAGCGGGCAGTCTTTTTTTGCTCACAACGCCGCGCTCGAGCCTCGGGTGGTCAACCTGGGCGAGGTGTCCGAGCACGGCGCCAACTTCCTGGCCGTTCCGCTGACCGATGTGGACGGACGCCCGATCGGGGTGCTGGCGGTGGATACCGAGGCCAGCGACCACCAGTTCTCGCAGGAGGACCAGGCTCTGCTCGAGGCCCTCGCACACGCAGCAGGAGCAAAAATTCACCGCCTGAGCATGCTGGATCGCAGCCGCCTCGAGGCCCGGGCCTACCGGGCGCTGGCCGAGTTCGGCGCGGCCATCGAAGCCGAGTCGGACCCGGACCTGCTGACCGAACTGGGGCTGGGTCGCCTGCGCGAGTTGCTCGGCTTCGAGATGGCGGCCGAGTACGACGTGCTCTCCGGCACCGCGACGCTACGGCGCTGCTGGGGCGACTATCCGCAGGCGATGCAGAACGTGCGCGAGATCCACACGCACGACAACGGCGCGATCGCGACCGTACTCGGCAGCGGCGAGATCATGTACATCGCGCATTACGACGGCTGGAACGGGGCCCATCCGATCTTTCGGGAGCTGGGGCTGCGCAGCGGCCTGTTTCTGCCGCTGATCCGCCAGGGCCGGGTGATTCGGATCTGCATGCTGGGCAGCTACCACGGCGAGGTGCACCTCGAGGAGGTGCACCTCACCATCGCGCGCAGCTTCATGCGCCGCCTC is a genomic window containing:
- a CDS encoding phosphatase PAP2 family protein — translated: MDTIAGIQQVLGPNWQSFFLFITQLGSDYAYIAVLTLYYWLVDPRMGRALGVFFGLSVTVNEALKPLLDLKRPYEVNPGIASEAARLTAGPLNEHHPGFPSGHAQVTATLWLTMAWQQRRRWLWIVATVLVLLVSFSRLYLGVHYPIDVLAGLGIGVLLAWLAWRSGLLTVTAALAWGAVVVALVVGSLLPEWARGLAIGSAFLVSRPTFDPPRSWPARIGVAAVGLIAVVAVFLGSSLLLPEEIKRSGWGSFLRYFVLVLLATEGVPRLMRLPASRRAGYASAG
- a CDS encoding GAF domain-containing protein, which translates into the protein MPYDHIQVALLSDVPERLRPCEAALRELQVTALYGSPDDPPPGALAFVDVHGGSAALAALHRRRPELPLVSFGPASEALYALRSGAVQHLSPDTLDPASLDEALRVALGLPRLEEGSRLLRALSELGEALLHQEADDSFYQRLLARAVALVPGAQAGSLLVRAADGCFDFRASLGYDFERLRQVRFTPEQALPQALRAPRLLNYRQFNVWLDPETSELLGHGRPETQVTLVTPVQAGGETVAVLNLDRFGSAQAFGSGSLRAAAAFATQVGLLLQRRRLEDELERRRHHDAHLNALLVTLETLHDPHEIITRALETLLALTRYPSVSYYRLETAALHLEAALQREGGAAPQEFASRIAGNLRELLAAGQPIIVPDAVALTEQDLRPELRPLVMRSMAAVPVRSGSAPHGLLVASSPHEALAPDTLELKLLEYLAGRLGNALERVRVQQNLERRVRRLSMISEVGELMRPLFDVQSIYQAITDCARQAAQASNASVLLYQPQDDTLQVMYCAGRDAAHLQGVRLRRNEGLSWLALESGQSFFAHNAALEPRVVNLGEVSEHGANFLAVPLTDVDGRPIGVLAVDTEASDHQFSQEDQALLEALAHAAGAKIHRLSMLDRSRLEARAYRALAEFGAAIEAESDPDLLTELGLGRLRELLGFEMAAEYDVLSGTATLRRCWGDYPQAMQNVREIHTHDNGAIATVLGSGEIMYIAHYDGWNGAHPIFRELGLRSGLFLPLIRQGRVIRICMLGSYHGEVHLEEVHLTIARSFMRRLEHTLERNEVLRELRAAREAALRVLGLALEYRDYETQGHTDRVVALCGRFGTALGLGEESQGALKWGAYLHDIGKLAIPDRVLFKPGALTAEEQELMRRHAQIGWEMCQDIPFLPDMTRDIVRWHHERWDGSGYPDGLSGEGIPLVARIFSLVDVYDALTSERPYKPPWSAHQSLNYIEAQSGIQFDPELSRQFVQLLRAEELL